The Lolium rigidum isolate FL_2022 chromosome 1, APGP_CSIRO_Lrig_0.1, whole genome shotgun sequence region TTGGCGATTTTGGGGCCAGCCGCATCATCTCTTTCAGCACTCGCCGTCTATAACTTCTCCTCCCTGTGGACGACCAACCTTACCTTACCCCTGTCTTTCTCTGTCTCCTACCGCCGTcgctgctaagagcatctctagcatacACGTATATCCACCAAAACTGTAAAATAACCACATGTTTGCGATTTTGGAAAAAAATAGGCGAACCTGTGAGATCGTACTGTGCGCGCATGCTCGGATATCCAGATCGCGATATCATATTCATATCCTACTAGACGTTGCGAGTGTGTGTGTGCGCTAAGAATCTATGCGATATCACGAGGAGAATATCCTCTGGAACAAAAAAGAAAGGTATGAACAGGTTGCAGTTGGTGAAACACAGCTTCTGTAGAATATGCCTGGAACTCAGTTCAGCTGACCAGCCCAGCTCAACTCATAGGACATACACGCAGGCAGACTGCACGGTGGTTAAGATCGAGTCAAAGAGCACGTACTTAAGTTcaagttaaaattaaaaaaaatagctagaacaaaaaaaaagttcaaGATCAAAGACACATATTTAGGTGTTTTCTTAACTTATAAGTCAAAGTCCAGAAACCAATAGGAAGTTTAACTAACAACCTGTAAGTTTTATTTGACTCTCAAGGCACATATAGATCGATCATGGGACAAGCAATTACAACAAAAGACATCAAGATTTGGTAACATGGTTCAATGATCAACACCTACATTAGTGAATAATGCTTAACATGCGCTCCTCCCCTATGTACTAATCAACATAGTTCCATCGACGGACAAGTCTGCCAAGGTCAATAACATCAGATCTAAAGCCATGCTGGTCCAAGAGCCCCTGCCACCGGCTCCTCAAAGCAATCTTGTCACTAACCTATAGCTTGTGTCTTCTATTTTAATTACCCACAATGATTTTGTATAATAGGCCTTGCATAATTACAATATCCACTTTAGCAATTAAACTATGTTCGCCCTTGGTTTGGATGATCTTTGTGATTTGATGAACATTTTATGTTGAAATTATTCAGGATTTAATTTTGAGTAATTTGGCTAAAAGCCTAAAATGGATGTGAGAAGTATGAGCTCTAAACTCTCCAACTAAGCCTATCCTGTTCTGTGTAtgctgaaaaataaaaaataaaaaatctgagTACTAATGCCTTCTCTACTGTAATCATAATCATTTTGGGTTGCGAGAATTTGATACTCTCTTCGACATTAAGTTTTTGACACACGGTTCACGTGCTAatattccaccaaccctaacacGGTCTTTGCCAGTTCGCACCTATTTTCTCCCTGGTCTCTCCCAATACGGCAATGCCCTTTCTTCCTCCTTCAAATAACGAACTGCCTCCCTCGATCCAcagattcaaacaaaacaaacccACACACCTGCCGCAAGAACTCAAGAAGGGGCCCTGTGAAGAGCGCGACAGGCTTTCCTTCGATTTCCTTGTTGCTCTCGTCGTCGGTTGGTCCTCTCGCTCCCGCCGCTCTAGATCTCTCCGACGTTCCGTGGACTTAGTTTTGCCGACCTATAAAGCGGGGCGGCTTCCACATTGGGTTCTTGAAGTCCCCTTCCTGGAGGTCCTGCTTCCTTCTTCCCAATGTAAGCATTCAAAACTCTTGCTTGAGGCCGGGGGTACTGTTGTTTCTGAAAGAAATGCAGGGGAAGCAGGGGTATGTTGCTATGGTTTGGGATGTACCGTCCGTGGGTACCTTTGCGTGGGTTATGATTTATGGCAGGAATCTAGTTCGGGGAAAATATTTTTTCAAGAATTGCTCCCTCCAGAAACAAAATCTATAATTGCTCAATCTCAGCTCTAAATTTGGTACACGTGTGCTCAACTAAATGACTAATGGTTTTTTTACATGTATTAGAATGGCTGCGGCTACATCTCACCATACCATAGTGTCTATACAATCCCACCGGTGGAATGCCAAGAACTCTAGTATGGATAAAAGAGCAGCCAATGTGCGTTTGGTTTCAGTTGCAAGTTGCTGCTCAGGAACCCGAAAATTGGGTTTGGTTTCTGCGTCGGGCTCAACATCTTCAGTCATCGACCCGGTTCGGCTACCCTCGAATGGCAAGGGTGACTACACATGTTCATGAGAACGAACTCATTTTTCAGACATAAATGTACCTCTCTAAAGTTATTATCCTTGTTTGGTTCTAGGCGAAAGTACCCTTATATTGATCCGGCATGGTGAATCGATGTGGAATGAGAAGAATCTGTTTACTGGCTGCGTCGATGTGCCTCTGACACCGACAGGTGTCGAGGAGGCCATCGAGGCAGGTAAGAGAATATGCAATATCCCAATCGATGTAATATTTACGTCAGCAATGATTCGTTCTCAGATGACTGCAATGCTTGCCATGATGCAGCATCGGCGCAAGAAGGTTCTTTATCTTTTTCTTTGCTGGATGTAGCTTTTATATACACTGTCTAGGGCAATTATGTTGAGGGCCCTGTTTATGTATTTGCAGGTTCCAATCATCACGCATAAGGAGAGTGAACAACCTCACAGTTGGAGTCAGATATACAGTGAAGATACAAGGGAACAATCTGTTCCTGTCATAACAGCTTGGCAATTGAACGAACGAATGTAAGAGTTCTCCCCTGTTTTGCAGATTGCTAGTTACTTGTAATGCACAATTGCACATAGCAGTTGACCGTCTTGTCTCTTATATTATCTCATGGAACTTTCTAGGTACGGTGAGTTGCAAGGTCTTAATAAGCAAGAAACTGCAGAACGGTTTGGTAAAGAACAAGTTCATGAATGGCGTCGTAGTTATGATATTCCTCCTCCAAACGGCGAGAGCCTAGCGATGTGCGCAGACAGAGCTGTCACTTATTTCAAAGACCAAGTAAGGATATGTCTGCAGTAATTGAAGGATTCATTATTTAAATGGTGGAAACCTTCTTAAATTGGCTGTCTACTaggtagttcctctactccttgcTGCTTATATGCCGATATgaaaaataaaatgataaaataaCTTATACGATATAGGGCTCATAAGTATCCAGTTCTATGCTGAGGACTATACTGCATTGTTATGTTATTTTATtaatttaatttatattgttagaCATGTGTTTTAGTTCTCACCTAACCTTGGACCAAAAAAGTTTAGTTCATGTTCAAGCAAAAAGTTGTTTATCGACTGTTCTTCCAGTTCTTCTCTAACCCGTTTTTAAATTGGCTGTCTAATAGGTAGTTCCTCAACTCATAGCTGGAAAGCATGTGATGGTTGCTGCACATGCAAATTCACTTCGATCAATTATAATGCATCTCGACAAATTGACTTCTCAGGAGGTGATCTATTCTTGTATATATAATCCCTTGCCACTTTCctttttgatttgtgtttctcctTGTGTTGTCTTGAAAGTGGGGACTGAGACCCTCTTCTCTTCAGGTAATAAGCCTTGAGTTATCAACAGGCATTCCTATGCTTTATATATTCAAGGAAGGGGAGTTTATTAGACGAGGGAGTCCAGCAGGACCTTCTGAAGCAAGCGTTTATGCTTATACTAAGGTAAAGGTCTTTTCCATTTTCGAATCCCAaagtttttgataaaacaatttaTAAACCCACAGTATATGTTAAAACATACTGATtgacaacaatataactatctttATTGCTGCATCTGAATGTTCTCAAGTTCATTTCTATACACAATTTCAACCCGACATGAAGTTGACCTTAAAATTGTTTAAAGTAAGTATTCAATGTAAAGCGTTGTGAAAGACAATATTGTAATTTTTTGAATTTCGAAAGAAACACATACAAGCATTTGATTGTATTTAGACCTGCCTTTATGTTTGACAGTGATAACTTCCATGCTCTGCCCAAGCACTCTTGCTTACATTGTTAGCCTTTATACAAGCTTCAGTTGTATTAATATTTCTTGTAGCTATTGCGAGTTGACATTAAGTTAACACTGGCTATTGATTATTGTTACGCCTTCTAGTTTCCTGTTTTTTCCTTGTTTGTCTatctagtatttctatttctataaGTTGGTTTTGAAACTTGTTTCTCATATGCAGAACTTGGCGCAGTACAGACAGAAGCTTGATAGTATGGTTCAGTAAAAGGTCAGTAAGTTGTAAGAATGGTTGATCACGAAGGAATACTCCAGTATGCTGTCCGCTAAATTCTTGGTTTCTGTTTTTATGTATGTTCAGGTTTTGTACATTAGAAGTGGCAGGGATATTTGGCCAATATGCCATTGTTTTGCAGAGGTCAGGGAGATATTTTAGATCACAACCATTTCTTGGTGGGAGTTACAAGGGTAAAATCATCACCCAGGAACTTCCTTGTGTAACAACGGCAACTTGTACCCCGTATATTAAATTGAATGCATCCATTTTATAGAACAAGTGTAAATGTTCACGATCATGACCCAACAGAATTTTGTTCTTTGGCAGTTAGACAGAGTTAGTCTGAaggtgtcaaaatcatgcattccTTTTGCGTAGTGGTGACTGGTGACAATCAACAGATCTTTTTTGACAGTTGGGACAACAGAGTTAGTCTGAAGGTGTCAAAATCATACATTCCTTTTGCATAGCGGTGACAATAAGGATTTGAACTGTATCAGCACCCCATTTACACTCTAGTATTCACACAATGTCCGACTTTACGCAAACTCAGAATTAGGAACTGATGAAGGATATGCCATACAATACCAgaacgaagatgaagaggaagagacCAAGGACAAAGGCC contains the following coding sequences:
- the LOC124674061 gene encoding 2,3-bisphosphoglycerate-dependent phosphoglycerate mutase 1-like encodes the protein MAAATSHHTIVSIQSHRWNAKNSSMDKRAANVRLVSVASCCSGTRKLGLVSASGSTSSVIDPVRLPSNGKGDYTCESTLILIRHGESMWNEKNLFTGCVDVPLTPTGVEEAIEAGKRICNIPIDVIFTSAMIRSQMTAMLAMMQHRRKKVPIITHKESEQPHSWSQIYSEDTREQSVPVITAWQLNERMYGELQGLNKQETAERFGKEQVHEWRRSYDIPPPNGESLAMCADRAVTYFKDQVVPQLIAGKHVMVAAHANSLRSIIMHLDKLTSQEVISLELSTGIPMLYIFKEGEFIRRGSPAGPSEASVYAYTKNLAQYRQKLDSMVQ